The following are from one region of the Elusimicrobiaceae bacterium genome:
- a CDS encoding proton-conducting transporter membrane subunit yields MNAFNLLLPVLLPLVLAFAPVRQMPRLKNALPAMAAAACLFLMAMFVGEGVVLSVPWTGAFEFKLRLTLSRWLFLFLLYALSLPPLLYHAATCGGRRDGIATSGLLAGLSLSAILIMAGNPATFTLAWLLSGVNYFLLTVRDASVPAQAAGLRLILVHSFAGLLAGAGLLMSSNATADMLIYGWTEVYAARAQLVAPGLMLTAVLIKAGIFPFNGWAHEAAQYLPPAGPALCFGVWDKIAAAVLMLKAFSDEVPLSAVQGGVVGIVCAGAVLLCGGAAFFETRVKKIAFHVSACGAALIALSCAGDAAGFRFSCAAAAMVVAAGSAAMLLAAAELEKSGSVTDCASAAGAFKAQPFAAVIFAAGGISVSGLVPFALFYPASLIIAGMPVYFAPVALAVMAGQALGFASVVKVFFSMSKPAAEGGGAQLPHTAAAVKGVFALACAALAGLWLGVPVAVRFLLPELSVFGGGNEAVIWRVAIVTGCSLLACWCGYKAGRSAGEKPYLGLYGSISSNPRWNRVINMAGNESFYLYPGVMHVLFSVGRLLSSADRLAGFLTGAVPAYCTELVAVVMSRLNRGQYERRFSYLLAGMAVFLIIAIMEGAK; encoded by the coding sequence ATGAATGCGTTTAATCTGCTGCTGCCTGTGCTGCTGCCGCTTGTGCTGGCGTTCGCGCCGGTGCGGCAGATGCCGCGCCTGAAAAACGCGCTGCCTGCCATGGCGGCCGCCGCCTGCCTGTTTCTTATGGCGATGTTTGTGGGGGAAGGCGTGGTGCTGAGCGTGCCGTGGACCGGCGCCTTCGAGTTCAAGCTGCGGCTGACGCTTTCGCGATGGCTGTTCCTGTTCCTTTTGTATGCGCTGTCGCTGCCGCCGCTGCTGTACCATGCGGCAACCTGCGGCGGCCGGCGGGACGGGATTGCCACTTCCGGGCTGCTGGCCGGGCTGTCGTTGTCGGCCATATTGATAATGGCCGGCAATCCGGCCACATTTACTCTTGCGTGGCTGTTGTCCGGGGTGAATTATTTTCTGCTGACCGTGCGCGACGCAAGCGTGCCGGCCCAGGCCGCCGGCCTGCGCCTGATTCTGGTTCATTCGTTCGCCGGGCTGCTCGCCGGCGCGGGCCTGCTGATGTCGAGCAACGCCACCGCCGACATGCTGATTTACGGCTGGACCGAAGTTTATGCCGCGCGCGCCCAGCTTGTAGCGCCGGGCCTGATGCTGACGGCGGTTTTGATTAAAGCCGGAATTTTTCCGTTTAACGGCTGGGCGCATGAAGCGGCTCAGTATCTGCCGCCGGCCGGGCCGGCGTTATGTTTCGGCGTGTGGGATAAAATAGCCGCCGCCGTGCTCATGCTCAAGGCGTTCAGCGACGAAGTGCCTCTTTCGGCGGTTCAGGGCGGAGTTGTGGGCATTGTTTGCGCCGGCGCTGTTTTGCTGTGCGGCGGCGCGGCGTTTTTCGAAACGCGCGTGAAAAAGATCGCTTTTCATGTGTCGGCTTGCGGCGCGGCCCTGATCGCGCTTTCTTGCGCAGGGGACGCGGCCGGGTTCCGTTTTTCATGCGCGGCCGCCGCGATGGTTGTGGCGGCGGGTTCGGCTGCCATGCTGCTGGCGGCCGCAGAGCTCGAAAAAAGCGGATCGGTCACCGATTGCGCCAGCGCAGCGGGCGCGTTCAAGGCGCAGCCGTTTGCTGCGGTCATTTTCGCGGCGGGCGGAATTTCCGTTTCGGGGCTTGTGCCTTTCGCCCTGTTTTATCCGGCCTCTTTGATCATTGCGGGAATGCCGGTGTATTTCGCGCCAGTCGCGCTGGCTGTCATGGCGGGACAGGCGTTGGGGTTTGCCTCCGTTGTCAAAGTGTTTTTCAGCATGTCAAAGCCCGCAGCTGAAGGCGGTGGGGCGCAGCTTCCGCACACCGCCGCAGCGGTGAAAGGGGTGTTCGCGCTGGCTTGCGCCGCGCTTGCGGGACTCTGGCTGGGGGTGCCTGTCGCGGTCAGGTTTCTTCTGCCGGAGCTTAGCGTTTTTGGCGGCGGGAACGAGGCGGTAATCTGGCGCGTTGCCATCGTTACGGGCTGTTCGCTGCTGGCGTGCTGGTGCGGTTACAAGGCGGGCCGGTCAGCCGGAGAAAAACCCTATCTGGGGCTGTACGGGAGCATTTCTTCCAATCCGCGCTGGAACCGGGTGATCAATATGGCGGGCAATGAGAGTTTTTATCTGTATCCGGGCGTGATGCATGTGCTGTTTTCGGTCGGCAGACTGCTGTCTTCTGCGGACCGGCTTGCGGGTTTTTTAACAGGCGCCGTGCCTGCCTATTGCACGGAGCTGGTTGCTGTTGTCATGTCGCGGCTTAATCGCGGGCAATATGAGCGGCGCTTTTCGTATCTGCTTGCCGGCATGGCGGTGTTTCTGATCATTGCGATCATGGAAGGCGCCAAATGA
- a CDS encoding proton-conducting transporter membrane subunit: MPRFDSVFALFLPLLAGLAVIACVRRFCPRAIKPCALVCAAAFFALGFLLLLETGNGLVPKAVIEMPMGMTLLLQADYPAMYFIFLTGLLVLPVFHSFSIPVEFLRYSTGFFVPALVLLGSAAGFAMSTNLMWMFVFWEIASVCAWLLKIFADRTSTPIAADREFISGEAGSLLVLLGIIGVYAAKGTPDLALLKYAELPRLPVLLMVAGAIIKTGIAPFAGQFSDSVKTGYCAAALTHGALLVNFGGLFLLRALVGLDCWNPEWNVYAALLLISGAVMSAGAALSEFDSRKIIALSMSANAGLAVFGLCLGSEGSASAAMELVFMAAAAHTGLFLAVGAAAARTGGYDIRETPSAFHAMPYTALACGLCALGVAGVPPAAGFTAKFALLKSVILFSPWAAVLFMLALVLNGLAMARLFYSVFFTGPVRLPAVEAQPCVFSGAVIAGATALVFGVLAYYPAEFIRVMVSVVTG, encoded by the coding sequence ATGCCGAGGTTCGATTCCGTTTTCGCGCTTTTCCTGCCGCTTCTGGCCGGGCTGGCCGTGATAGCCTGCGTGCGGCGTTTCTGTCCGCGGGCTATAAAACCTTGCGCGCTGGTCTGCGCGGCGGCATTTTTCGCGCTGGGTTTTTTGCTGCTGCTTGAAACCGGCAACGGGCTGGTTCCCAAGGCGGTTATTGAAATGCCGATGGGCATGACGCTGCTGCTGCAGGCGGATTATCCGGCCATGTATTTCATTTTCCTTACGGGTCTGCTCGTTCTGCCTGTTTTCCATTCTTTTTCGATACCGGTTGAATTCCTGCGGTATTCCACCGGGTTTTTTGTGCCGGCGCTTGTGCTGCTGGGGTCAGCCGCCGGGTTTGCCATGAGCACGAACCTGATGTGGATGTTCGTGTTCTGGGAAATCGCGTCGGTCTGCGCATGGCTGCTGAAAATTTTCGCTGACCGCACCTCCACTCCCATCGCCGCCGACCGCGAATTCATTTCCGGCGAGGCCGGTTCGCTTTTGGTGCTGCTGGGCATAATCGGCGTATATGCCGCCAAGGGCACGCCGGATCTGGCGCTGCTGAAATACGCCGAATTGCCGCGCCTGCCGGTGCTGCTTATGGTGGCCGGCGCGATCATAAAAACGGGTATCGCCCCGTTTGCGGGCCAGTTCTCGGATTCCGTCAAAACGGGGTACTGCGCCGCCGCGCTTACTCACGGGGCGCTGCTGGTGAATTTTGGCGGATTGTTTCTTCTGAGGGCGCTGGTGGGGCTTGACTGCTGGAACCCCGAGTGGAACGTGTATGCGGCATTGCTGCTTATCTCCGGCGCGGTTATGAGCGCGGGCGCGGCGTTGAGCGAGTTCGATTCACGCAAAATAATCGCGCTGTCCATGTCGGCCAACGCCGGGCTGGCGGTTTTCGGACTGTGCCTCGGTTCCGAGGGGTCCGCTTCCGCCGCGATGGAGCTGGTTTTTATGGCCGCGGCGGCGCATACGGGCCTTTTCCTTGCGGTCGGCGCGGCGGCGGCCCGTACGGGCGGATATGACATCAGGGAAACTCCGTCCGCTTTCCATGCGATGCCCTATACCGCGCTCGCGTGCGGGTTGTGCGCTCTTGGCGTTGCCGGGGTTCCGCCCGCGGCTGGTTTTACCGCGAAATTCGCGCTGCTTAAATCGGTTATACTGTTCTCGCCCTGGGCGGCGGTTCTCTTTATGCTGGCGCTGGTGTTGAACGGGTTGGCTATGGCGCGCCTGTTTTATTCGGTGTTTTTTACCGGGCCGGTGCGGCTGCCCGCTGTGGAGGCGCAGCCCTGTGTTTTTTCCGGCGCCGTGATCGCCGGCGCGACAGCGCTGGTTTTCGGAGTGCTGGCATATTATCCGGCCGAATTTATCAGGGTGATGGTGAGCGTGGTGACAGGATGA
- a CDS encoding MBL fold metallo-hydrolase, translated as MKLTFLGTSGWYDSPAGYTLCTVLETADFYLVLDAGGGFAFLDRCVKPGKPVYVFISHLHLDHVAGLHTLVKHNLHSVLFLLPDGYREPFAALINSPFTVPLSKMSYPASIMESRDFGKLPFKLTGYELDHSDSCWGFRLEHEGRVFSYGPDTGPCPNLDRLARNADLLLTECAYLPGEERPEWPHMNPELAAACARDSGAKRLILTHFDPVRYPDAATRTVADSAAKAIFANSSVAEDGLAITI; from the coding sequence ATGAAACTGACATTTCTGGGCACCAGCGGCTGGTACGATTCGCCGGCCGGCTATACCTTATGCACCGTGCTTGAAACCGCTGACTTCTATCTGGTGCTGGATGCTGGCGGCGGGTTCGCCTTTCTGGACCGGTGCGTAAAACCCGGCAAGCCGGTCTATGTTTTCATCAGCCATCTGCACCTTGACCATGTGGCGGGTCTGCATACGCTGGTCAAGCATAACCTTCACTCGGTGTTGTTCCTGCTGCCGGACGGATACCGCGAACCCTTTGCCGCCCTTATAAATTCGCCGTTTACCGTGCCGCTTTCAAAAATGAGCTATCCGGCCTCAATAATGGAAAGCCGGGATTTCGGAAAACTGCCGTTTAAGCTGACCGGTTACGAGCTTGATCATTCGGACAGCTGCTGGGGTTTCCGGCTCGAGCATGAAGGCCGCGTCTTCAGCTACGGCCCGGATACCGGCCCCTGTCCGAACCTTGACAGGCTGGCCCGCAACGCCGATCTGCTGCTAACCGAATGCGCCTATCTGCCCGGCGAAGAACGGCCCGAATGGCCGCACATGAACCCCGAACTTGCGGCGGCCTGCGCGCGCGACAGCGGCGCGAAACGGCTGATTCTGACGCATTTCGACCCGGTACGCTATCCGGATGCTGCGACCCGCACAGTCGCGGACTCCGCGGCAAAAGCCATTTTCGCCAATTCATCGGTCGCCGAAGACGGGCTGGCGATAACCATTTAA
- a CDS encoding HypC/HybG/HupF family hydrogenase formation chaperone: MCLAVPGKIISVENKTAQADFGGVTRAVSVAMLPGAKPGDYILVHAGFAIQFLSETEAEETMRHFREIYEISLEQAQSPEKP; encoded by the coding sequence ATGTGCCTTGCCGTGCCGGGAAAAATCATAAGCGTAGAGAATAAAACCGCGCAGGCCGATTTTGGCGGAGTAACGCGCGCCGTGTCGGTCGCCATGCTGCCGGGCGCGAAGCCCGGCGATTACATTCTGGTGCACGCCGGTTTCGCCATCCAGTTTTTAAGCGAAACGGAAGCGGAGGAAACAATGCGGCATTTCCGCGAGATTTACGAAATTTCGCTGGAGCAGGCGCAATCGCCCGAAAAACCATGA
- the hypD gene encoding hydrogenase formation protein HypD gives MTGSGHIFEDSALALKMAERAHLLAGRIGRPVSLMEVCGTHTMSIARAGLRRLLPRNMKLLSGPGCPVCVTPPGVIDGILSVARTPGVIITAFGDMLKVRGACASLEDCRRSGAQVQIIYSAQDALETARQNPRNRVVFAGAGFETTTPSAALAVMQARDEKLENFSVYPAFKLVPPALRALLENKTELDGFLLPGHVSSVIGLAPYSFVAGEFKKPCVVAGFEALDILHAVNLLLEQILAGEPKVENAYPRAVRAQGNPEATRVTNAVFTAATARWRAIGDIPLSGLAFRPDWSAFDARTVFEISEPDTPEPPGCLCGAVITGRAAPSDCPLFRTACTPADAKGPCMVSSEGACAAWYRYGDPL, from the coding sequence ATGACCGGCAGCGGCCATATATTCGAGGACTCCGCGCTCGCCCTGAAAATGGCCGAGCGCGCGCATCTGCTTGCCGGACGCATAGGCAGGCCCGTGTCGTTAATGGAAGTATGCGGCACCCACACCATGTCAATCGCCAGAGCGGGCCTGCGCAGGCTGCTGCCGCGGAACATGAAACTGCTGTCGGGGCCGGGCTGTCCGGTCTGCGTGACGCCGCCGGGCGTGATTGACGGGATTCTGTCAGTCGCCAGAACACCCGGCGTGATAATCACCGCGTTCGGCGACATGCTTAAGGTGCGCGGAGCCTGCGCCAGCCTTGAAGACTGCCGCCGCAGCGGCGCGCAGGTGCAAATAATCTATTCCGCTCAGGACGCGCTTGAAACAGCCCGGCAAAACCCGCGAAACCGCGTCGTGTTCGCCGGAGCGGGGTTTGAGACCACCACCCCGTCCGCCGCGCTGGCGGTTATGCAGGCGCGTGACGAAAAACTTGAAAATTTCAGCGTTTACCCGGCTTTCAAACTGGTGCCGCCCGCTCTGCGGGCTTTACTGGAAAACAAAACCGAACTGGACGGGTTTCTGCTGCCCGGCCATGTAAGCTCGGTCATCGGACTGGCCCCTTACAGCTTTGTGGCCGGGGAATTTAAAAAACCCTGCGTGGTGGCGGGTTTCGAGGCGCTGGACATCCTGCACGCGGTCAACCTGCTGCTTGAACAGATTCTAGCCGGCGAGCCGAAAGTGGAAAACGCTTACCCGCGCGCGGTGCGCGCGCAGGGCAACCCGGAAGCGACGCGCGTGACAAACGCGGTTTTCACGGCGGCAACCGCGCGCTGGCGCGCGATAGGCGATATTCCGCTGTCGGGCCTGGCGTTCCGCCCGGACTGGTCGGCATTTGACGCCAGAACCGTTTTTGAAATATCCGAGCCTGACACGCCGGAGCCGCCCGGCTGCCTCTGCGGCGCGGTTATCACCGGGCGAGCCGCTCCGTCCGACTGTCCGCTTTTCAGAACCGCCTGCACACCCGCCGACGCCAAAGGCCCCTGCATGGTTTCTTCGGAAGGCGCATGCGCGGCGTGGTACCGTTATGGAGATCCGCTATGA
- the hypE gene encoding hydrogenase expression/formation protein HypE, with the protein MKKITMSHGSGGAGTDRLIAETILKHFTGPVLARLEDSAELPPPGGRLAFTTDSYVVSPRVFPGGDIGHIAVCGTVNDLAVKGAVPKWISVALILEEGLEIEELENTLASMQKTALKAGVEIVTGDTKVVEKGKADGMFITASGIGVIPDGVRLSAAGIRPGDRIIISGPLAEHGVAVLNARHRLGLKSGIKSDGAPLNGLTAAILKEHAPFIRVMRDLTRGGLAGALNELAAACGRDFSMEERLIPVSDAVRAACAILGTDPLAMANEGRLCLFCSADRAERVLAVMRDTEFGGGAAIAGTVTEGKTGRVLLATAIGAERILSSPEGEVLPRIC; encoded by the coding sequence ATGAAAAAAATCACCATGTCGCACGGGTCCGGCGGAGCGGGAACCGACCGGCTGATAGCCGAAACCATTCTAAAGCATTTCACCGGCCCGGTGCTCGCGCGGCTGGAAGATTCCGCCGAACTGCCCCCGCCCGGCGGGCGGCTGGCTTTCACGACGGACTCTTATGTGGTCAGCCCGCGCGTTTTTCCCGGCGGCGACATCGGGCACATAGCCGTTTGCGGCACGGTGAACGATCTGGCGGTGAAGGGCGCGGTCCCGAAATGGATTTCGGTCGCGCTTATTCTGGAGGAGGGGCTTGAAATAGAGGAACTGGAAAACACGCTCGCCTCCATGCAGAAAACCGCCTTGAAAGCGGGCGTCGAGATAGTTACGGGCGATACCAAGGTGGTTGAAAAAGGCAAAGCGGACGGCATGTTCATAACCGCATCCGGCATTGGCGTGATACCGGACGGGGTGCGCCTGTCCGCCGCCGGCATCCGGCCCGGCGACAGGATAATAATAAGCGGCCCGCTCGCCGAACACGGTGTCGCCGTTCTGAACGCGCGCCACAGGCTGGGCCTGAAAAGCGGAATAAAAAGCGACGGCGCGCCGCTGAACGGCCTGACCGCCGCGATACTGAAGGAACACGCGCCTTTCATCCGCGTCATGCGCGATCTGACCCGCGGCGGCCTGGCAGGCGCACTAAACGAGCTGGCCGCGGCCTGCGGCAGGGATTTCAGCATGGAGGAACGGCTCATTCCCGTGTCGGACGCGGTGCGCGCCGCGTGCGCGATACTCGGCACGGACCCGCTGGCGATGGCGAACGAAGGCAGACTCTGCCTGTTCTGCTCGGCCGACCGGGCGGAGCGGGTTTTAGCCGTCATGCGCGATACGGAATTCGGCGGCGGAGCGGCCATCGCGGGCACGGTCACCGAAGGCAAAACCGGACGGGTGCTGCTTGCCACCGCCATCGGCGCGGAGCGTATCTTAAGCTCGCCCGAAGGCGAAGTACTGCCGCGCATCTGCTGA
- the hypF gene encoding carbamoyltransferase HypF produces the protein MKTIRKKVHITGVVQGIGFRPFVYRMAMARGVRGFVFNCAQGVFIEAESDEAAVAGFISDLKTKAPPGAVIRSLRAELIPLAGEREFKITASRTGGENSAAIPADMAMCDACRRDIKDPANRRYRYPFTNCTNCGPRFTIVRRLPYDRPHTVMDKFALCPACAAEYQNPADRRFHAQPNACPDCGPRAQYISGGNRVCAIAALRQAAQALADGKIIAVKSLGGFHLACQASNDAAVALLRARKNRPDKPFALMFPSLKAVKKHCRVSENEQAALLSSAAPAVTLKRITAAYPAAAPGLDTFAVMLPFTPLHELLFDCRAGLGLTGPLVMTSANRGGEPVLYEDETLCARLPGVFDALLTHNRDIHNPCDDSVVYETGGRIVPLRRARGYVPAGVKLPGAGSVMACGAQQKNTFCITRGDEAVLSQHIGDMDGLEAERFFLSSYEKLKALLSAEPELFARDLHPGYAAYALCRRLAAGREIIDVQHHHAHIASVMAEHGLKEPVIGAAFDGTGLGTDGAVWGGEFLVCRGGSFERAGALERTRLPGGDAAVRAPWRAALAWTGVEHGIFSAVPVEEFEAVSAMLESGFNSPLSSSMGRLFDAAAFLAGGPAEVSYEGQAAMEFEALASAGNGRCAVMPAFGIEETENFVTVSPGAALAEIAAIRQETRGALPVQLRREIACAFHHRVAQAATEAVELIARRTGIRTVALSGGVFQNRLLLGHTARLLKERGLHVYCNHAVPANDGGLSLGQAAVAAWKT, from the coding sequence TTGAAGACAATACGCAAAAAAGTGCATATAACCGGGGTGGTGCAGGGTATCGGATTCCGCCCGTTCGTGTACCGCATGGCAATGGCGCGCGGAGTGCGCGGCTTTGTGTTTAACTGCGCGCAGGGCGTATTTATAGAAGCGGAAAGCGATGAGGCGGCCGTCGCCGGATTCATCAGCGATTTAAAAACAAAGGCGCCGCCCGGCGCGGTTATCAGGTCGCTGCGCGCGGAACTGATTCCGCTGGCCGGGGAGCGCGAATTCAAAATAACCGCCAGCAGAACCGGCGGCGAAAATTCAGCCGCCATTCCCGCCGACATGGCCATGTGCGACGCCTGCCGCCGCGATATCAAAGACCCCGCCAACCGCCGCTACCGCTACCCGTTCACCAACTGCACCAACTGCGGACCGCGCTTTACAATAGTACGCCGGCTGCCGTATGACCGCCCGCATACGGTGATGGACAAATTCGCCCTGTGCCCCGCCTGCGCCGCCGAGTACCAAAACCCGGCCGACCGGCGGTTCCACGCCCAGCCCAACGCCTGCCCCGACTGCGGCCCGCGCGCGCAATACATCAGCGGCGGAAACCGGGTTTGCGCAATAGCCGCGCTCAGGCAGGCCGCGCAGGCGCTGGCGGACGGCAAAATAATCGCCGTGAAAAGCCTCGGCGGGTTCCATCTGGCGTGCCAGGCATCGAACGATGCGGCCGTCGCTTTGCTGCGCGCGCGCAAAAACCGGCCGGACAAGCCGTTCGCGCTGATGTTCCCGTCGCTCAAAGCCGTCAAGAAACACTGCCGCGTGAGCGAAAACGAGCAGGCGGCGCTGCTTTCGTCCGCCGCGCCGGCGGTTACGCTCAAGCGCATCACCGCCGCCTATCCGGCGGCCGCGCCGGGACTGGACACGTTCGCCGTAATGCTGCCGTTTACTCCGCTGCACGAACTGCTGTTCGACTGCCGGGCCGGACTGGGACTGACCGGCCCGCTGGTAATGACCTCGGCCAACCGCGGCGGCGAACCCGTATTGTATGAGGACGAAACGCTGTGCGCCCGGCTGCCGGGGGTGTTTGACGCACTGCTGACCCACAACCGCGACATCCATAACCCCTGCGACGACTCGGTGGTTTATGAAACCGGCGGCCGGATCGTGCCGCTGCGGCGCGCGCGCGGCTACGTGCCGGCGGGCGTAAAACTGCCCGGCGCCGGCTCGGTTATGGCGTGCGGCGCGCAGCAGAAAAACACTTTCTGCATTACCAGGGGCGACGAAGCGGTTTTGTCCCAGCATATCGGCGACATGGACGGGCTGGAAGCGGAAAGGTTTTTCCTCTCCTCATACGAAAAACTGAAAGCGCTGCTCAGCGCCGAGCCTGAACTTTTCGCGCGGGATCTGCATCCCGGCTATGCCGCTTACGCGCTGTGCCGGCGCCTCGCCGCGGGCCGCGAAATAATTGACGTGCAGCACCACCACGCGCATATCGCCTCCGTCATGGCGGAACACGGGCTGAAAGAACCGGTTATCGGCGCGGCATTCGACGGGACCGGGCTGGGAACGGACGGCGCCGTCTGGGGCGGGGAATTCCTCGTCTGCCGCGGCGGCTCGTTTGAACGGGCCGGCGCGCTTGAACGGACCCGGCTTCCGGGCGGCGACGCCGCCGTCCGCGCGCCCTGGCGCGCGGCGCTCGCCTGGACCGGGGTTGAACACGGTATTTTTTCCGCGGTGCCGGTCGAGGAATTTGAAGCCGTGTCGGCTATGCTCGAAAGCGGATTTAACAGCCCGCTTTCCTCCTCCATGGGCAGGCTGTTTGACGCGGCCGCTTTTCTCGCGGGCGGGCCGGCGGAAGTTTCATACGAGGGTCAGGCGGCCATGGAATTCGAGGCGCTGGCCTCGGCAGGCAACGGACGCTGCGCCGTAATGCCCGCGTTCGGAATTGAAGAAACAGAAAATTTCGTGACGGTTTCGCCCGGCGCCGCGCTCGCGGAAATAGCCGCCATTCGGCAGGAAACACGCGGCGCGCTGCCTGTGCAGCTGCGGCGCGAAATAGCCTGCGCGTTCCACCACCGCGTGGCGCAGGCCGCCACGGAAGCGGTTGAGCTGATAGCGCGGCGCACCGGCATAAGAACAGTCGCTTTATCGGGCGGGGTTTTCCAGAACCGGCTGCTGCTCGGGCATACGGCAAGACTGCTTAAGGAACGCGGCCTGCACGTTTACTGCAACCACGCGGTGCCCGCCAACGACGGCGGACTCTCGCTCGGCCAGGCCGCGGTAGCGGCCTGGAAAACCTAA